In Vicinamibacteria bacterium, a single genomic region encodes these proteins:
- a CDS encoding nucleoside hydrolase, which yields LMGGSIVGGNASPAAEANIYNDPEAAKVVFESGIPIVMVDLGATDQARLTRKDLERLRAADSRVALYAADIGDFYIAFSESLGFMDGAALHDPLAVGLAIDLSIATDLRPMHIQVETKGSLTYGETVANRYLLLEAIEDVGDHYRITSFPRVQPNARVPVTVDSARFRALFLDRLTR from the coding sequence CCTCATGGGGGGATCGATCGTGGGAGGAAACGCGAGCCCGGCGGCGGAGGCCAACATCTATAACGATCCCGAGGCGGCCAAGGTCGTCTTCGAGTCGGGGATCCCGATCGTAATGGTTGATCTGGGAGCGACGGACCAGGCCCGTCTCACGCGGAAAGACCTCGAGCGACTCCGGGCTGCGGACTCGCGCGTGGCCCTTTATGCCGCGGACATCGGCGATTTCTACATCGCCTTCTCCGAGAGCCTCGGTTTCATGGATGGGGCGGCCCTGCATGACCCTCTTGCGGTTGGTCTCGCCATCGACCTCTCGATCGCGACCGACCTCCGGCCGATGCATATCCAGGTGGAGACCAAGGGGAGCCTTACCTACGGGGAAACCGTCGCCAATCGCTACCTTCTCCTCGAAGCGATCGAGGACGTTGGAGACCACTACCGCATCACGTCGTTTCCGCGGGTCCAGCCGAACGCTCGAGTCCCGGTGACCGTCGACTCCGCGCGTTTCCGTGCTCTGTTTCTGGATCGGCTGACCCGA